The sequence ACGCATGATTAAATCAGTATGCAATAAAACAGCCAGATCTTCGCCATTAGGGACATATCCGGCAAAAATCAGGCTGCAGGGGTCAGGGAGGTATTTGCTGCTTGGGTAGTTTGGAGGTAAAGTCGACTTAAGATGTTTTTATCGGTGAACGGCTCTCCTGCCGGGGAAACCTACCATCTTGGGTTGGGATCAAGGTTCATCGAGGAGACATCCCGGCCCGGGCGGTAGATGAGGACCGAGCAGGGGGCATAGCGCGCGACCTTGGAGGCAGTGCTGCCGACAAGGATATGTTCAATATTGCTGTAGCTCTTGTATCCTATAATGATAAGGTCAAAGTTATTTGCTTTTGCATATTTGATTATTTCTTCGCCGGCATCGCCAGAAGTGATATATTCGTCAATACTGATACCCGGGGTCCTGCCCGATTCCGCAAGGACGTCCTCCATTATTTTGTTCAGGTTCTGAGTCGCCATTTCTTTTATTTTCTGCTGCTCCGTCCTGCTGGTCGGAGAGAGGAACGCCTTGATGTCGTAGCCCTCAAGGAAACGCGATGTCTGCGGTGCGCAATGAAAAAACGTCACGTCCATTCCGCTCTTCTGTGCAAGGCGGTAACCATTGTGCGCTACTTCGCGTCCTACAGGGCTGAAGTCGACTGCAATAAGCATTTTCATTTCATTTCAAACCTCCTTGTCAATTTTGGCGTAAAATAGCTCTTGTATAAGGATATTTTAGCACATTTACTTCAGCAATAATGATAACATGGGAGGTCTGTCCTTTGAAATATCTGTTTGATGTGGCGCTTCTTCCTTCGGAAAAATTGAAAGAACACGACTGTCGCATCGTCGTAGACCTGCTTCGCGCATCGACGCAGATAACGACTTTTTTTGACGCCGGCGGAGAGGTGCTCCTGCCTGTCCCCGAGGCAGAAGATCCAACGCTGCTGAGGCAGAACCTGGGTGAAGACTGGAAGCTTATGGGAGAGCGCGGCGGGCTTCGACTGCCGGGCTTTGATTTCGGCAATTCACCTCTTGAGCTGACACTGAAGGGTGCGCCGAAGAACGCGATAATCACTACTTCGAACGGGACCGGGGCTCTTATGGCGGCCGCTCGGGGCTGCGCTGAGGTGCGCGTGGGCTGCGCGCGCAATGCGGAGGCTGTGGTATGGGATGCTCTGTGCAGCGGGACACGGATCGGCATAATAGCGTCAGGCTGCAACGGCGGGTACTCGATGGAGGACACGGTCTGCGCCGGGATGCTGGTTGAAAAGATGCTTGCGCTTGCACCGTCCAACGGCGGGACGGAGATGGAGCTCACGGACGGGGCGATCGCCGCGATGGCTCTATGGCATCACTTCGGTCCTGATATCACTTCCGTATGCATGGAGTCAGAGCACGGCAGGATACTGCAGGGACTGGGATTTACCGATGACATTGTTTTTTGCGGCGTGATCGACGCAACCGCTGCCGTGCCCAGGGTCTCCTATTTTAACGGGATAATGGCGATCGTCGGGAGATAGGATATAACGCAAGCATTGCACTATAGACACACAGGCAGACCCGGGATTTTATCTGTCCAGCGTCTGCCGCCTGTTTGTATATAAAATATCAGAAAATCAATGCAATATTCTGTCCGATATTAACCTTTTGCGCCTTCGGCCGTCATTTCTTCCACCAGTTCAGCAAAGACATCTAGCGTCCGGCAGAAATCCCTGCGTCCGAGGCCTACCCTGAAGTGGTTATTGTTAAGGCCAAAGGCACGTTCGCCGATGATGAGCAGGCTCTTATCATTCATGGCCCTCTCGCACATTTCCGTTACGTCGAATGGCGGCATGAGTCTCGGGAACGCCGTCGAGCCTCCGTTGGGCTGGACCCATTGGAACAGGCTCTTGTGCCGCCTGAAGAAGGACTCCGCTATACCCAGGTTCTCAAGGACGATTTTATGGTTGCGCTGCAGAAGTTCAGTGGCATTGCGCATAG is a genomic window of Synergistaceae bacterium containing:
- a CDS encoding universal stress protein, which codes for MKMLIAVDFSPVGREVAHNGYRLAQKSGMDVTFFHCAPQTSRFLEGYDIKAFLSPTSRTEQQKIKEMATQNLNKIMEDVLAESGRTPGISIDEYITSGDAGEEIIKYAKANNFDLIIIGYKSYSNIEHILVGSTASKVARYAPCSVLIYRPGRDVSSMNLDPNPRW
- a CDS encoding 2-phosphosulfolactate phosphatase; this encodes MKYLFDVALLPSEKLKEHDCRIVVDLLRASTQITTFFDAGGEVLLPVPEAEDPTLLRQNLGEDWKLMGERGGLRLPGFDFGNSPLELTLKGAPKNAIITTSNGTGALMAAARGCAEVRVGCARNAEAVVWDALCSGTRIGIIASGCNGGYSMEDTVCAGMLVEKMLALAPSNGGTEMELTDGAIAAMALWHHFGPDITSVCMESEHGRILQGLGFTDDIVFCGVIDATAAVPRVSYFNGIMAIVGR